In one Oryzias latipes chromosome 13, ASM223467v1 genomic region, the following are encoded:
- the LOC101163798 gene encoding olfactory receptor 142-like — MEAGLPLRAAEVLNASQVGVFSLSAYLDLGLLRYACFLLVLGVYLLIVFCNVLLIAVICVTRSLHEPMFLFLCSLFANELLGSSGLFPFLLLQILADVHRVSAPLCFLQVFIVHAYGAVELLNLAVMAFDRYLAICRPLQYHARMTSRRVAALLAWTWGLPFLAMVVSLTLIVPLRLCGRHIHKVYCDMHSVVKLACSDTTAANAYGLVATFSTILGALLFILYSYARILAVCCSGSRQTRQKAVSTCSPHLASVLNFAIAGSFEVSQSRFNMAHAPDVLRVFLSVYFLSAVPLFNPLMYGLKMRKIRNACVRILSRRLERHLHHKE, encoded by the coding sequence ATGGAGGCAGGTCTTCCTCTCAGGGCTGCAGAGGTGCTGAACGCCTCTCAGGTGGGGGTCTTCTCTCTGTCCGCGTACCTGGACTTGGGGCTCCTGCGGTACGCCTGCTTCCTGCTGGTTCTGGGCGTGTACCTGCTCATCGTGTTCTGTAACGTCCTCCTCATCGCGGTGATCTGCGTGACCCGGAGCCTGCATGAACCCATGTTCCTGTTCCTCTGCAGCCTGTTTGCCAACGAGCTGCTGGGGAGCTCCGGCCTGTTCcccttcctgctgctgcagatcctGGCGGACGTCCACCGGGTCTCCGCCCCCCTCTGCTTCCTGCAGGTCTTCATCGTGCACGCTTACGGGGCGGTGGAGCTCTTGAACCTGGCCGTCATGGCGTTCGACCGCTACCTGGCCATCTGCCGGCCGCTGCAGTACCACGCCCGCATGACGTCCAGGCGCGTGGCGGCGCTCCTGGCGTGGACCTGGGGCCTCCCGTTCTTGGCCATGGTGGTCTCTCTGACACTGATTGTGCCTCTGCGTCTGTGCGGCCGCCACATCCACAAGGTCTACTGCGACATGCACTCTGTGGTCAAGCTGGCGTGCTCAGACACCACCGCCGCCAACGCCTACGGCCTGGTGGCCACCTTCAGCACCATCCTGGGCGCGCTGCTCTTCATCCTCTACAGCTACGCCCGGATCCTGGCGGTGTGCTGCTCGGGGTCCAGGCAGACCCGGCAGAAGGCGGTCAGCACCTGCTCGCCTCACCTGGCCTCCGTCCTCAACTTCGCCATCGCCGGCAGCTTCGAGGTTTCCCAAAGCAGGTTCAACATGGCGCACGCGCCGGACGTGCTGCGCGTCTTCCTGTCCGTCTACTTCCTGAGCGCCGTGCCGCTCTTCAACCCGCTCATGTACGGCCTGAAGATGAGGAAGATCAGGAACGCCTGCGTGAGAATCCTGAGCAGGCGACTGGAACGCCATCTTCATCACAaggagtga
- the LOC101163557 gene encoding olfactory receptor 52K1-like, translating into MENGSFHTYFVLNGFDELGVLRPLLFLPFSFAFLVSLLANGLLVYVVFSQRSLHQPMSVLIAGMAVVEVCLPVFFVPNMLLSFLFGWRDISLIGCLTQMHFIHTFGAFQTTFLVWMALDRYFAICRPLYYHQQMALQSFIRFVVPLVLRNVVVITLLVALAGARSFCSDVIHHCVCEHMALVELACGSTALNSLAGLMAIFLIPLLDFLIISASYIVIFSTVLSSARSGGKALHTCVTHIMVLSLSLTVALVAFLSYRVRNSLPTAVRVFFSTMYLLFPSCVNPIIYGIRTTEIRQHIMKTLTRQTRVSGTC; encoded by the coding sequence ATGGAGAACGGGTCTTTCCACACGTACTTCGTGCTGAATGGCTTTGATGAGCTTGGCGTGCTGAGGCCCCTCCTCTTCCTGCCGTTCTCCTTCGCCTTCCTCGTGTCTCTGTTGGCCAACGGCCTGCTGGTGTACGTGGTCTTCTCCCAGAGGAGCCTCCATCAGCCCATGAGCGTCCTGATTGCTGGCATGGCGGTTGTGGAGGTGTGTCTCCCGGTGTTCTTCGTCCCCAACATGCTGCTGAGCTTCCTGTTTGGCTGGAGGGACATCTCTCTGATTGGCTGCCTGACTCAGATGCATTTCATCCACACTTTTGGAGCCTTTCAGACCACCTTCTTGGTGTGGATGGCTTTGGACCGCTACTTCGCCATCTGCAGGCCGCTCTATTACCACCAGCAGATGGCGCTGCAGAGCTTCATCAGGTTCGTGGTCCCGCTGGTGCTGAGAAACGTGGTGGTCATCACGCTGTTGGTGGCTCTGGCAGGAGCGCGCTCCTTCTGCTCTGATGTCATCCATCACTGCGTCTGCGAGCACATGGCCTTGGTGGAGCTGGCCTGCGGAAGCACCGCCCTCAACAGCCTGGCGGGGCTCATGGCCATCTTCCTCATCCCTCTTCTGGACTTCCTCATCATTTCTGCATCGTACATCGTCATCTTCAGCACTGTCCTGAGCTCCGCCCGCTCTGGCGGGAAAGCCCTGCACACCTGCGTCACTCACATCATGGTCCTCAGCCTCAGCCTGACGGTGGCGCTGGTCGCCTTCCTGTCGTACCGGGTCAGAAACAGTCTGCCCACTGCGGTTCGAGTCTTCTTCAGCACCATGTACCTCCTCTTCCCCAGCTGCGTCAACCCGATCATTTACGGGATCAGAACCACCGAGATCCGACAGCACATCATGAAGACGCTAACGCGTCAAACCCGAGTGAGCGGGACCTGTTGA
- the LOC111948478 gene encoding olfactory receptor 52K2-like gives MMRMESLRDNVTSDTSFIFVSGFSELGPLRLVFLIFLMLLVSLLANCLLLFVIVWGWSLHTPMCVLIACMACVDLRVPLFFFPDVLLPSRWTSLSRCLLQMFFLHFFGSCQSTLLFWMALDRYLAICRPLSYHQHMSPRRFLRLAVPLLLRNLLMVSAVVNLAASLSYCFRNVIRHCVCEHMALVELACGSTAVNSLVGLTAVLLISVLDFLLIIASYVVIFCSVLRPGRAGSRALHTCTTHIMVISVTLTSVLAAFMSYRARDRLSAPARIAVSTLYQFLPSCFNPIIYGVRTSEIRRRCGAPSTSHPSRPEARGGQLPPRGGYWTLGNGGHVPWVLVSWARRSSPHAGRGIPEPSGEARSRGSYHT, from the exons atgatgaggatggAGTCTCTGAGGGACAACGTCACCTCAGACACGTCCTTCATCTTCGTCAGTGGTTTCAGTGAGCTGGGGCCGCTGAGGCTCgtcttcctcatcttcctcatgtTACTGGTGTCCCTGTTGGCTAACTGCCTGCTGCTCTTCGTCATCGTTTGGGGGTGGAGCCTCCACACGCCCATGTGCGTCCTCATCGCCTGCATGGCGTGCGTGGACCTGAGAGTCCCGCTCTTCTTCTTCCCTGACGTTCTGCTCCCCAGCAGGTGGACTTCTCTCAGCAGGTGCCTTCTTCAGATGTTCTTCCTTCACTTCTTCGGTTCCTGTCAGTCCACGCTGCTGTTCTGGATGGCGCTGGACCGCTACTTGGCCATCTGCAGGCCGCTGTCCTACCACCAGCACATGTCTCCGCGCCGGTTCCTGAGGTTGGCGGTTCCTCTGCTGCTCAGGAACCTGCTCATGGTCTCGGCGGTGGTGAACCTGGCAGCGTCTCTGTCTTACTGCTTCAGGAACGTGATCCGGCACTGCGTCTGCGAGCACATGGCGCTGGTGGAGCTGGCCTGTGGGAGCACCGCCGTCAACAGCCTGGTGGGGCTGACGGCGGTGCTCCTCATCAGCGTGCTGGACTTCCTCCTCATCATCGCGTCGTACGTGGTCATATTCTGCTCGGTGCTGCGTCCAGGAAGAGCCGGTTCCAGAGCCCTCCACACCTGCACCACCCACATCATGGTGATCTCCGTGACGCTGACCTCCGTCCTGGCGGCCTTCATGTCTTATCGGGCCAGAGACCGCCTCTCAGCACCGGCTCGGATAGCTGTCAGCACCCTCTACCAGTTTCTGCCCAGCTGCTTCAACCCCATCATTTACGGAGTCAGAACCTCTGAGATCAGACGACGCTGTGGCGCGCCGTCCACGAGTCATCCCAGCAGACCTGAGGCCCGTGGGGGGCAGCTCCCCCCCCGTGG GGGGTACTGGACCCTTGGCAACGGTGGCcatgtcccctgggtgctggtttcctgggcccggcggtccTCTCCCCACGCAGGGAGGGGGATCCCTGAGCCTTCTGGCGAGGCCAGAAGCCGGGGATcatatcacacctga
- the LOC101164040 gene encoding olfactory receptor 52K2-like encodes MNHTKVSYFILAAYLDPGPLRFLYFSLVLVLLLLIVFCNVLLIAVICVTRSLHEPMFLFLCSLFANELLGSSGLFPFLLLQILADVHRVSAPLCFLQVFILYLYASVQLSNLAVMSYDRYLAICCPLQYKSLMTSSRTGTLLVLVWFYPLLAVMVLVSLTSSLQRCGNIIHGVFCDNYSIVKLACSDTTFINVYGLAILCLLVVFPALLILYSYSSILRVCLCGSRQTRHKAVSTCTPHLASLLNFSFGCVFQIVQSRFDMSGVPGVLRVLLSVYYLTCQPLFNPVLYGLNLTKVRSLCGRMFCGES; translated from the coding sequence ATGAACCACACTAAAGTGTCTTACTTCATTCTTGCTGCTTACTTGGACCCGGGCCCCCTCAGGTTCCTGTACTTCAGTCTGGTCCTGgtcctgctgctcctcatcGTGTTCTGTAACGTCCTCCTCATCGCGGTGATCTGCGTGACCCGGAGCCTGCATGAACCCATGTTCCTGTTCCTCTGCAGCCTGTTTGCCAACGAGCTGCTGGGGAGCTCCGGCCTGTTCcccttcctgctgctgcagatcctGGCGGACGTCCACCGGGTCTCCGCCCCCCTCTGCTTCCTGCAGGTCTTCATCCTGTACCTGTACGCCAGCGTGCAGCTCAGCAACCTGGCCGTCATGTCCTACGACAGGTATCTGGCCATCTGCTGTCCTCTGCAGTACAAAAGCCTGATGACCTCCAGCAGAACCGGCACTCTCCTGGTTCTGGTGTGGTTCTATCCACTCCTAGCCGTCATGGTTCTGGTGTCGCTGACGTCCAGCTTGCAGCGGTGCGGGAATATCATCCACGGTGTCTTCTGTGACAACTACTCCATCGTGAAGCTGGCCTGCTCGGACACCACCTTCATCAACGTGTACGGCCTCGCCATCCTCTGCCTCCTGGTGGTTTTTCCCGCCCTGCTGATCCTCTACAGCTACTCCAGCATCCTCCGGGTCTGCCTCTGCGGGTCCAGACAGACCCGCCACAAAGCCGTCAGCACCTGCACGCCCCACCTGGCCTCCCTGCTCAACTTTTCCTTCGGGTGTGTGTTCCAGATCGTCCAGAGCCGCTTCGACATGAGCGGCGTTCCCGGCGTGCTGCGCGTCCTCCTGTCCGTGTACTACCTGACCTGCCAGCCGCTCTTCAACCCGGTTCTCTACGGACTCAACCTGACCAAAGTCCGCAGTCTGTGCGGAAGGATGTTCTGTGGAGAGAGCTGA